The Bubalus kerabau isolate K-KA32 ecotype Philippines breed swamp buffalo chromosome 16, PCC_UOA_SB_1v2, whole genome shotgun sequence genome includes a region encoding these proteins:
- the YPEL1 gene encoding protein yippee-like 1 isoform X2 gives MFQCFFCWRAQQSCSSSRASPELSQECPAMVKMTKSKTFQAYLPNCHRTYSCVHCRAHLANHDELISKSFQGSQGRAYLFNSVVNVGCGPAEERVLLTGLHAVADIYCENCKTTLGWKYKEVEKRNGFYSETSLSLQGARL, from the exons ATGTTCCAGTGTTTCTTCTGTTGGAGAGCCCAGCAGAGCTGCAGCTCCTCCCGTGCCAGCCCTGAGCTGAGCCAGGAGTGCCCCGCGATGGTGAAGATGACCAAGTCTAAAACTTTCCAAGCATATCTGCCAAACTGCCACCGAACCTACAGCTGTGTCCACTGCAGGGCCCACCTGGCCAATCACGACGAGCTGATCTCCAAG TCTTTTCAGGGAAGCCAGGGGCGAGCCTACCTCTTCAACTCAGT GGTAAATGTGGGCTGCGGCCCTGCGGAGGAGCGAGTCCTGCTCACCGGCCTGCACGCCGTGGCTGACATCTACTGCGAGAACTGCAAGACCACGCTCGGGTGGAAATAC AAAGAAGTTGAAAAACGAAACGGATTCTATTCtgaaacctctctctctcttcaaggAGCACGCCTTTGA
- the YPEL1 gene encoding protein yippee-like 1 isoform X1, with product MFQCFFCWRAQQSCSSSRASPELSQECPAMVKMTKSKTFQAYLPNCHRTYSCVHCRAHLANHDELISKSFQGSQGRAYLFNSVVNVGCGPAEERVLLTGLHAVADIYCENCKTTLGWKYEHAFESSQKYKEGKFIIELAHMIKDNGWE from the exons ATGTTCCAGTGTTTCTTCTGTTGGAGAGCCCAGCAGAGCTGCAGCTCCTCCCGTGCCAGCCCTGAGCTGAGCCAGGAGTGCCCCGCGATGGTGAAGATGACCAAGTCTAAAACTTTCCAAGCATATCTGCCAAACTGCCACCGAACCTACAGCTGTGTCCACTGCAGGGCCCACCTGGCCAATCACGACGAGCTGATCTCCAAG TCTTTTCAGGGAAGCCAGGGGCGAGCCTACCTCTTCAACTCAGT GGTAAATGTGGGCTGCGGCCCTGCGGAGGAGCGAGTCCTGCTCACCGGCCTGCACGCCGTGGCTGACATCTACTGCGAGAACTGCAAGACCACGCTCGGGTGGAAATAC gAGCACGCCTTTGAAAGCAGTCAGAAgtataaagaaggaaaatttaTCATCGAGCTCGCTCACATGATCAAAGACAATGGCTGGGAGTAA
- the PPIL2 gene encoding RING-type E3 ubiquitin-protein ligase PPIL2 isoform X2, which yields MWNIVPWLKKYGTNPSNGEKLDGRSLIKLNFAKNSEGKYHCPVLFTVFTNSSHIVAIRTTGNVYAHEAVEQLNIKAKNFRDLLTDEPFCRQDIITLQDPTNLDKFNVSNFFHVKNNMKIIDPDEEKAKQDPSYYLKNTNTETRETLQELYKEFKGDEMLAATMRVPEKAKVDKLNAAHYSTGRVSASFTSTAMVPETTHEAAAIDEDELRYQFVKKKGYVRLHTSLGDLNLELHCDLTPKTCENFIRLCKKRYYDGTVFHRSIRNFVIQGGDPTGTGTGGESCWGKPFRDEFRPNLSHTGRGVLSMANSGPNTNKSQFFITFRSCAYLDKKHTIFGRVVGGFDTLTAMENVESDPKTDRPKEEIRIDSTIVFVDPYEEADAQIAEERRKTRLEAAAPESMAKSSQPPQGSQGPQTYRQGVGKYISPAVTKRVAEEEPSTSAAVPVAKKKPSRGFGDFSSW from the exons AAACTGGATGGGAGGTCCCTGATCAAGTTGAACTTTGCGAAGAACAGTGAAG GGAAGTACCACTGCCCGGTGCTCTTCACCGTGTTCACCAACAGCAGCCACATCGTGGCCATCAGGACCACCGGCAACGTCTATGCCCACGAG GCGGTGGAGCAGCTGAATATCAAGGCCAAGAACTTCCGAGACCTGCTGACGGACGAGCCCTTCTGCCGACAGGACATCATCACCCTGCAG GACCCCACGAACTTGGACAAATTCAACGTTTCCAATTTCTTTCACGTTAAGAATAACATGAAAATAATTGACCCAG ATGAAGAGAAAGCCAAGCAGGACCCGTCTTACTATTTGAAAAACACAAACACGGAGACACGGGAGACGCTGCAGGAGCTCTACAAGGAGTTCAAAGGGGACGAGATGCTGGCGGCCACCATGAGGGTCCCCGAGAAGGCGAAGGTGGACAAGCTGAACGCC GCCCACTACTCCACCGGGAGGGTCAGCGCCTCCTTCACGTCCACCGCCATGGTTCCCGAGACCACACACGAAGCAG CCGCCATCGACGAGGATGAGCTGCGCTACCAGTTCGTGAAGAAGAAGGGCTACGTGCGGCTGCACACCAGCCTGGGCGACCTCAACCTGGAGCTGCACTGCGATCTG ACGCCGAAAACCTGTGAGAACTTCATCAGGCTCTGCAAGAAGCGATACTACGACGGCACCGTCTTCCACCGGTCCATCCGCAACTTCGTG ATCCAGGGAGGCGACCCAACGGGCACTGGCACAG GTGGGGAGTCATGCTGGGGGAAGCCCTTCAGAGACGAGTTCCGGCCCAACCTCTCGCACACGGGCCGCGGGGTGCTCAGCATGGCCAACTCGGGGCCCAACACCAACAAGTCTCAATT CTTCATCACTTTCCGCTCCTGTGCGTACCTGGACAAGAAGCACACCATCTTCGGGCG GGTTGTTGGGGGCTTTGACACATTGACGGCCATGGAGAATGTGGAGAGTGACCCCAAAACTGACCGCCCTAAG gagGAGATCCGGATTGACTCTACCATCGTGTTCGTGGATCCCTACGAAGAGGCCGATGCTCAG ATCGCTGAGGAGCGCAGGAAGACACGGCTGGAGGCAGCGGCCCCCGAGAGCATGGCCAAGAGTAGCCAACCCCCGCAGGGGAGCCAGGGTCCCCAGACATACCGCCAGGGGGTGGGCAAGTACATCAGCCCGGCAGTCAC GAAGCGGGTAGCAGAGGAGGAGCCGTCCACCAGCGCAGCTGTCCCTGTGGCCAAGAAGAAGCCCAGCCGCGGCTTCGGGGATTTCAGCTCGTGGTAG